The DNA segment TTCGACACGTTTTATAAAATCTCAATTACAATAAAGTCTTAACGGCAGACGCAACAGTGCCATATAATTACAAAAGAATCGTATTTAAAACTGAAAGTGTAATAAGTACAAATTATTCCTCTTGTCGGTGGTAGAAATGTCAAAGATCACATTGCTGGCTTCGATACCGAACGAACGCGTACGCGTCGCGTACGTTCAACACTGTTTAGCGTGATCGATACTTCTCGGTTTCTTCATAGCTCTACAATTTCTTCGCTACTTGACGTAAACGTTTTGTCTACATGTGTGCtcaatatattatgtataattctGCGACACAACATACATCCCTACTTTGACAAGTCTACAACACTAGATCAGCATTCCGTACGTATTCAGGTATTTCGTCGTGGCGTTCGTTTCGTCGCTGCAGCATTATTGCAAGGAAACGACCGCACCCGACGAAATGTACTTAATTATTCGCTCCGTTTCCTTCACGATCACATGCAAAAGGACCTAATTATAAAGATTCTATATTACATCAGTAACATATTACACAAGCGCCTTCATTATCGCCTCCTACATTAAATACAGACGGATACACGcatctctccccccccctctctctctctctctctcatgttTCATTCGCTTCATCCTACTTACGATTATAGGCTCTATACAATCTTATACAGCTAAATTCCgtaatctttatatatatttgtatccCCATAATTTATATACTATCCTCCGGATGtattagatttctttttttggGGGGGATTACAGAAATGTGAAATTTAATTCGGTTTCCGTCAAATGTAGCGACCGTAGTACACTGACCAAGTCTTGTCAATTGTTATTAAACTTGATAAACTTGTCGTACAGTTCCTTGAAGTTACATTTAGgaagtaaaaaaaactaattttctgTTTTCAATTCCTCCGTCATGAGTCAATCACACTTAATTTCACGTGAAACTTCAGACGTTGTATATCAAAGTGTATCGTCGAACCAATATGTGGCTCAATACATCACTTCGTAGACGGTGGCTTTCTTGTCGCCGGATCCGGTCACAATGTACTTGTCGTCCGTAGAAATATCGCAACTAAGCACCGAGGACGACTCTTTCGACtgaaaaggaaacaaaaagatttattagtattatatcCTGAGAGAAATGCGATAATAAATTGCGCGCGATATTAACGTCGAAAGAAAATGAGTGATTTGCACATGTGATAACGACTAACCTGGAAAATCGAGGCACCGTATGGGGTGCGCCACGCGTTAAGTAAATTGTCCTTGCCAGTAGAGACGAACCACTTGCCGCACGAAGCGAAACGTAACGACAGCACACAAGATTCGTGCAGATGCAACTGATACTTGTCAGGTTTCGTAGCATGCAGCACTTCGACGTTAGAATTCTCCATACCCACGGCTAACCACTCGCCAGTCGGGCAGTATCCCAGAGAGAATATCTGTGACGTGAAATCGTGTTGCTGCAGTTGCCTGCCTTCCCTAAGGTCCCAGGAACGGACGGTGTTGTCGAGACCACCTGTCCACAGTTTCGAACCGTCCGCAGAGATGTCGATACACGAGGCGCCATCCGTATGACCTTGGAATTGTCTAACCAACGTCTGATTCTGCAAATCCCATACGGCGATATTGCCATCGCTGCAACAACTGAAGCAGACCTTCGAATCCGGGGAGATGGCCAGGGCGTAACACGCTGGCGCCGAGGAGGTCAGTTCGGCTTTGATTCTCGGTGTCGGACTCGCCAGGTCCCAGATGCTGAGATTACTCGCTTCGCCTCCCACAATCAGAGTTCTTCCGTCAGGCAACAGTTTGACCGATCTAACGACAACAAATGAGCGTCGCTCAGTTACTCATTAATCTCATTAAAAAGCGCCACTTATGCGcgcttttaaataattacaacggTCGCGCGCGCGGTTCTACGGTATAACGCGAAGGGAGGGTGGGAGCCCCGGGAAGGGTGGTAAATGCATACGGAAAATGTATGTGATAAATCGATGCCGCGCTGCTTCGGCGTGATATACAGCCTGCGGACACGACTAAATGTCATCCAGAATTCAGAGTCAGAAATTAATTACATCGACCACATATAGCGTTCGGGAGTTAATGTGTCACGAATTTCGAATGAAGACACGTGTTACCATCACTGACCTGATATAGTTGTCCCGTTGCAGACAATCGAGCTGGGAGACGGGTTTCGCGCTAGCGCTGCCACCTTGACTGATGTCCCACACCTTGACGCAACCCTTGCCGCCGGTGTAGACGTACTTGGTCGGATTGGAGATTGTCACAGCACAGACTACTTCACCGTGAGTAAGCGTGTTTATTTGACGCGCGTGACGCGGAATTCCCGGGCCGATAAGCGCGTCCTGTGGGAACGGCACCGGCTGCATCTGACCTTCGCTAGACACGTGGAAACTGTACGCACTGCTATGAAAAAAGCGTTATCTCATGAAAGAAATACCGTTGATAAAGTAACGTGTACGAAAGAAATAACAGCGAATTAGGAAAGAAAACACTCACGGTTTACCACCGGGAGGAATGATCGGTCCGAGTGGCGCTCTCATGCTACCATGAGGATCGTAAAGCTGTTGAAGGGGTGGTCTCGTGGGGTAACCACCGTTGAGCGCCGCCGGGGGATAGCCTAACATGTCCACGTGAGGTCCCGCGGGCGGATGATGCGGTGGTGGATAATGCGGTGGATAAGGGCCGACCACCGAAGCCGAGACCAATGGCTTGCTGGAGCTCGATGGTTTCAGGCCACCGGAGCCGGAACTGCTACCTACGATATCACCGACCAAACTCGATTACTTCCCGAACGATTTCCTTTTCCAACGTGACTTTTTACATTGGTTCTCGACGAAGCTCGAATCTCACGCGCCGCGTACCTGCTGACGTCGGTGTAACCGGTTTCGAGATCGGTGTCGTCGGCTTCTCGCGCTCCTCCATCTTCTTAGCCGAAGGCGTACTCGCGTTGCTGCTGGTGCCGCTTCTAGGTGATGGTGGCGGTACTTCCTTCTTCACCTGACCGCTCATTGGCACCGAGGACGGGCCCAACTTGTCGAGACCGTTCTCTCGCGGCGACGCAGTGCCATTCGCCGCAGGACTGGTTGGACCCTCGCTCGCGTCGTCGACCACCAGGTCTTGATCGCTCTTTTCACCATCGCTTTGCTGTGCGGGGAGAACACGCACGGCTTTATTAAAACGGAATCGCGGATCGCGGAGCATGGAGCACTAATATTGGATACCTACATGGCCTATATCCTTGTCCTGTTCCTTTTTCAGCTTCTTCCCCAGTATGTGTTCGTGCTGTGGATCGGGTGTGCTGCGCGGTCTGTACTTCTCTCGTTCTGCTGGCGATATCGAGTTTCTCTGTAACAAAGACAATCGACAATTCAGCATCCGGGTTCAAGATCCGAAATCTTTAACGGAGTCGCTCTTAACGAGAACGTTACGATTTTTAGAGAATCCTTTATCAACGCGCGGAAGATACGATCCGCTCTCGTTTAACGCGGTTAATCCGATTACGGAGATTTACTGGATTTATTCGTCCAAGATTTTTACGGACCACGCCGGATTCTACCTCCTCGATAGATTTCCACGGAAAAGTATCGGGAACGGAGGACTTCTTGCGACCGAGGGAATGGTCGACGGATGGAGGGTAGAACGACTAAATTCCTTCCTTCCTCCTTCGCGATTAAATAAAACGACCTTCCCGTCGGACGGATGGAAGAAGCATCGACGGAATTACTTATCCCTCCTGGCCCGTACGACCTCCATTTCGCTCCGAGGCGAACGAAGAATAATAGGGCGGATCGTAGAATCCTGCTTTTTTCTCTATCCTATTATGCACGAGTGCCGAGAAAAATATCGGCATGCATTTTCGAATGTGAAAGTACTCGAATATCCTAGGTGTTTTATcgacttctttttttttattttattttatcgcacCCCTTCAGTAATCGCTTatacaactaaaaaaaattcCCCCCCCCCAAGAATCTAATCAGCTAGAGAGAAGACTTTACTCCAGGTTTTAATATGAGAAATGTAAACACGAGATAAGAATCGCATAGACATTGATAAACTACGCAGAAAGATAGCTTATCGTTACTTCGACCTTGTCTTGTTCACATTTCGACACGAACGGATAACGTCGAAAGGAAGATCATCAACGCTGACAATCTTCATAAAACGTGAGATGCGTTTTTCGCAAAATGCAAGCTCGCTTAGGATCGCCTAAAGGAGTCGGGGGGGGGGTATCATCGACCGGAAGCTTCCAGCTTTACGAGCGGCAGTTTCGTCGTCGATACGACCGACGGAGCATCGCGCGACACCGTCCGCATGCCTTGGTATATATAAGCGTGGCAGCAGCCCTTTCCCTGTCCCCGATAACTGTGCGCCCCATCTTTGCAAACCCGTAAACCACCCTGTCGCATCCCCTCGcagccaccgccgccgccaccacgcCGGTGTCGAAGTAAATCTCCTCTTCTCTCAATTACCCCTCGTCCCTCATCCACCACTACTACCACAGCTACGCcgcctctctcgctctctcggtCCATTACTTCGACGCCTCGGTATCATCTCCCGCCTGTCGACCGAATCGACGATCCGCCAGgcggaaagaaataaaagaaaaataggaccTTATAAGATGTACGAATGCGCTCGAGCGAGTATCTCCGGGCGATTAACGTACAAAATTACATGCCATGCGGAGGATAAGCGGTATCGCGCGGCGCGCGCTGCTGTCTTGTCAGACGTCGTCGAGAAATCGCTCGGGAGAGAAGCGAGTCGACAAGAACGGGTCGACGAAACCTCGCGACGCGGAAAAATCGAGCGGGAGCGTGTTCTTTCGTTCGCAACGACGACGATATAGCGACGGCAGGAAAAGTGAAGACAAAAGCTTTGGGAAGGGGCGAACGGACGGGAAGTCTCGCAAACACGCGCTCTGCTCACGTCATGAAAGATTCTCGGTAAGAAAAGGATCCCTCGGGAGCCGTATTACGTGCTTCTCTTTCGAGTTTTCTTCGCGAAAGAATCCCAGTAGAGGGAAAGAGGGATCTTTTTCCTCCGAAAAGACGTCCTCTCGTTATCCGGAAACGGTCGGTCACTGCTTATCCGACTAGAGTCCACTGAAGCGGATGAGACGACTGTCGTGTCGTTGGAAAAGGGAGAATCTGGCGAGAAGACAGCGCTTGACACGCGTTCGCGAGAAAATAAGACGTGCCCTAATGACTTAAAATCTTGAGATTTCGACAAAATTTACCACTAGAAAaacaacaaatattttcaacaagatttttttatcattattaagtACCTCGTACATCTAAATCACTGCAGTCGCAAATGTGTGCTACAGTCTTCGATCACGAAAAAAATTTAgacttcataaaattatttaattcaataattatcgATCTACGCGcatgatattatattattaaactataGAGAAAATATACTCCTGGCAAATGGAGTGTAACAACTGTGGTAAAACAATTCCACGAGGAAATCGCGTCTGGATTTAGTTCCCTGGAAAATCATGCGGAAACACATACCATCTCTTGTCCGCAGTCGATACCGCTAGTAAGTATGTATCCGGAAGTCTCGTCTTTCGGGGGTAAGCGCATCCTTTCTCCCTCACCCCCTCCCCACCCCCCGTCGCGAGACGCCGATAGCTCGCAATGTCGTTTCGCGAGAGCTTTCCGTTTCTATTCTCTCTTGCTTTCACGTTGCCCGCTCGTGTTGCGCTGGTGTATGTACAGagcatacatatatacgtacgaGATACATGCGTATATATAGGTATACCTCCGCGAAGAAACGATATACACGCGGCCCGCCTTCCATTCACGTAAGTTTACTTACACCTATCCCGTCGGCTATCCGTACCACCCTCTCCCACAAAGAGGATTCGTGCCACGATCAATATGGGGGTTGGTACCTCAAGGGAAGACGAGGAGATAGAGGAGAAGGCGGCGGAATGTAGGAGGAGCTGCGGGTATACCGTAGATATATAGACTTTGTAGTGTTAGGGACGACTTGGTCCGCAAGCAAGCAGacaggcaggcaagcaggcaggcaaGCAACTTGGCAAGCAGCAGCAGGCATCGAAGTAGAGTCAGGGGTAGCTCTTTCAAGGGTgagagacgagagagagagagagagagggagagggagacgGTAGGAGCGAGA comes from the Solenopsis invicta isolate M01_SB chromosome 14, UNIL_Sinv_3.0, whole genome shotgun sequence genome and includes:
- the LOC105207698 gene encoding protein groucho isoform X6, with the translated sequence MTELNTIIGQQRPDLPRLLQQMHAQQLPPGAAMGPHPGIPGLPGLGPGAGIPVPTSAASAALLGLGLPPGAAATPGGTVAHPLSMLTKPELHRGQPDDLKPNGGLNPAEERHRNSISPAEREKYRPRSTPDPQHEHILGKKLKKEQDKDIGHQSDGEKSDQDLVVDDASEGPTSPAANGTASPRENGLDKLGPSSVPMSGQVKKEVPPPSPRSGTSSNASTPSAKKMEEREKPTTPISKPVTPTSAGSSSGSGGLKPSSSSKPLVSASVVGPYPPHYPPPHHPPAGPHVDMLGYPPAALNGGYPTRPPLQQLYDPHGSMRAPLGPIIPPGGKPAYSFHVSSEGQMQPVPFPQDALIGPGIPRHARQINTLTHGEVVCAVTISNPTKYVYTGGKGCVKVWDISQGGSASAKPVSQLDCLQRDNYIRSVKLLPDGRTLIVGGEASNLSIWDLASPTPRIKAELTSSAPACYALAISPDSKVCFSCCSDGNIAVWDLQNQTLVRQFQGHTDGASCIDISADGSKLWTGGLDNTVRSWDLREGRQLQQHDFTSQIFSLGYCPTGEWLAVGMENSNVEVLHATKPDKYQLHLHESCVLSLRFASCGKWFVSTGKDNLLNAWRTPYGASIFQSKESSSVLSCDISTDDKYIVTGSGDKKATVYEVMY
- the LOC105207698 gene encoding protein groucho isoform X4, with product MQRHYVMYYEMSYGLNVEMHKQTEIAKRLNAIVVQILPFLSQEHQQQVASALDRAKQVTMTELNTIIGQQRPDLPRLLQQMHAQQLPPGAAMGPHPGIPGLPGLGPGAGIPVPTSAASAALLGLGLPPGAAATPGGTVAHPLSMLTKPELHRGQPDDLKPNGGLNPAEERHRNSISPAEREKYRPRSTPDPQHEHILGKKLKKEQDKDIGHQSDGEKSDQDLVVDDASEGPTSPAANGTASPRENGLDKLGPSSVPMSGQVKKEVPPPSPRSGTSSNASTPSAKKMEEREKPTTPISKPVTPTSAGSSSGSGGLKPSSSSKPLVSASVVGPYPPHYPPPHHPPAGPHVDMLGYPPAALNGGYPTRPPLQQLYDPHGSMRAPLGPIIPPGGKPAYSFHVSSEGQMQPVPFPQDALIGPGIPRHARQINTLTHGEVVCAVTISNPTKYVYTGGKGCVKVWDISQGGSASAKPVSQLDCLQRDNYIRSVKLLPDGRTLIVGGEASNLSIWDLASPTPRIKAELTSSAPACYALAISPDSKVCFSCCSDGNIAVWDLQNQTLVRQFQGHTDGASCIDISADGSKLWTGGLDNTVRSWDLREGRQLQQHDFTSQIFSLGYCPTGEWLAVGMENSNVEVLHATKPDKYQLHLHESCVLSLRFASCGKWFVSTGKDNLLNAWRTPYGASIFQSKESSSVLSCDISTDDKYIVTGSGDKKATVYEVMY
- the LOC105207698 gene encoding protein groucho isoform X3; the encoded protein is MYPSAGINAAAVAAAAARHPGPPQPGQPFKFSVGESCDRIKEEFNFLQAQYHSIKLELEKLAQEKTEMQRHYVMYYEMSYGLNVEMHKQTEIAKRLNAIVVQILPFLSQEHQQQVASALDRAKQVTMTELNTIIGRPDLPRLLQQMHAQQLPPGAAMGPHPGIPGLPGLGPGAGIPVPTSAASAALLGLGLPPGAAATPGGTVAHPLSMLTKPELHRGQPDDLKPNGGLNPAEERHRNSISPAEREKYRPRSTPDPQHEHILGKKLKKEQDKDIGHQSDGEKSDQDLVVDDASEGPTSPAANGTASPRENGLDKLGPSSVPMSGQVKKEVPPPSPRSGTSSNASTPSAKKMEEREKPTTPISKPVTPTSAGSSSGSGGLKPSSSSKPLVSASVVGPYPPHYPPPHHPPAGPHVDMLGYPPAALNGGYPTRPPLQQLYDPHGSMRAPLGPIIPPGGKPAYSFHVSSEGQMQPVPFPQDALIGPGIPRHARQINTLTHGEVVCAVTISNPTKYVYTGGKGCVKVWDISQGGSASAKPVSQLDCLQRDNYIRSVKLLPDGRTLIVGGEASNLSIWDLASPTPRIKAELTSSAPACYALAISPDSKVCFSCCSDGNIAVWDLQNQTLVRQFQGHTDGASCIDISADGSKLWTGGLDNTVRSWDLREGRQLQQHDFTSQIFSLGYCPTGEWLAVGMENSNVEVLHATKPDKYQLHLHESCVLSLRFASCGKWFVSTGKDNLLNAWRTPYGASIFQSKESSSVLSCDISTDDKYIVTGSGDKKATVYEVMY
- the LOC105207698 gene encoding protein groucho isoform X2, translating into MYPSAGINAAAVAAAAARHPGPPQPGQPFKFSVGESCDRIKEEFNFLQAQYHSLKLECEKLASEKIEIQRHYVMYYEMSYGLNVEMHKQTEIAKRLNAIVVQILPFLSQEHQQQVASALDRAKQVTMTELNTIIGQQRPDLPRLLQQMHAQQLPPGAAMGPHPGIPGLPGLGPGAGIPVPTSAASAALLGLGLPPGAAATPGGTVAHPLSMLTKPELHRGQPDDLKPNGGLNPAEERHRNSISPAEREKYRPRSTPDPQHEHILGKKLKKEQDKDIGHQSDGEKSDQDLVVDDASEGPTSPAANGTASPRENGLDKLGPSSVPMSGQVKKEVPPPSPRSGTSSNASTPSAKKMEEREKPTTPISKPVTPTSAGSSSGSGGLKPSSSSKPLVSASVVGPYPPHYPPPHHPPAGPHVDMLGYPPAALNGGYPTRPPLQQLYDPHGSMRAPLGPIIPPGGKPAYSFHVSSEGQMQPVPFPQDALIGPGIPRHARQINTLTHGEVVCAVTISNPTKYVYTGGKGCVKVWDISQGGSASAKPVSQLDCLQRDNYIRSVKLLPDGRTLIVGGEASNLSIWDLASPTPRIKAELTSSAPACYALAISPDSKVCFSCCSDGNIAVWDLQNQTLVRQFQGHTDGASCIDISADGSKLWTGGLDNTVRSWDLREGRQLQQHDFTSQIFSLGYCPTGEWLAVGMENSNVEVLHATKPDKYQLHLHESCVLSLRFASCGKWFVSTGKDNLLNAWRTPYGASIFQSKESSSVLSCDISTDDKYIVTGSGDKKATVYEVMY
- the LOC105207698 gene encoding protein groucho isoform X1; this encodes MYPSAGINAAAVAAAAARHPGPPQPGQPFKFSVGESCDRIKEEFNFLQAQYHSIKLELEKLAQEKTEMQRHYVMYYEMSYGLNVEMHKQTEIAKRLNAIVVQILPFLSQEHQQQVASALDRAKQVTMTELNTIIGQQRPDLPRLLQQMHAQQLPPGAAMGPHPGIPGLPGLGPGAGIPVPTSAASAALLGLGLPPGAAATPGGTVAHPLSMLTKPELHRGQPDDLKPNGGLNPAEERHRNSISPAEREKYRPRSTPDPQHEHILGKKLKKEQDKDIGHQSDGEKSDQDLVVDDASEGPTSPAANGTASPRENGLDKLGPSSVPMSGQVKKEVPPPSPRSGTSSNASTPSAKKMEEREKPTTPISKPVTPTSAGSSSGSGGLKPSSSSKPLVSASVVGPYPPHYPPPHHPPAGPHVDMLGYPPAALNGGYPTRPPLQQLYDPHGSMRAPLGPIIPPGGKPAYSFHVSSEGQMQPVPFPQDALIGPGIPRHARQINTLTHGEVVCAVTISNPTKYVYTGGKGCVKVWDISQGGSASAKPVSQLDCLQRDNYIRSVKLLPDGRTLIVGGEASNLSIWDLASPTPRIKAELTSSAPACYALAISPDSKVCFSCCSDGNIAVWDLQNQTLVRQFQGHTDGASCIDISADGSKLWTGGLDNTVRSWDLREGRQLQQHDFTSQIFSLGYCPTGEWLAVGMENSNVEVLHATKPDKYQLHLHESCVLSLRFASCGKWFVSTGKDNLLNAWRTPYGASIFQSKESSSVLSCDISTDDKYIVTGSGDKKATVYEVMY
- the LOC105207698 gene encoding protein groucho isoform X5 — encoded protein: MSYGLNVEMHKQTEIAKRLNAIVVQILPFLSQEHQQQVASALDRAKQVTMTELNTIIGQQRPDLPRLLQQMHAQQLPPGAAMGPHPGIPGLPGLGPGAGIPVPTSAASAALLGLGLPPGAAATPGGTVAHPLSMLTKPELHRGQPDDLKPNGGLNPAEERHRNSISPAEREKYRPRSTPDPQHEHILGKKLKKEQDKDIGHQSDGEKSDQDLVVDDASEGPTSPAANGTASPRENGLDKLGPSSVPMSGQVKKEVPPPSPRSGTSSNASTPSAKKMEEREKPTTPISKPVTPTSAGSSSGSGGLKPSSSSKPLVSASVVGPYPPHYPPPHHPPAGPHVDMLGYPPAALNGGYPTRPPLQQLYDPHGSMRAPLGPIIPPGGKPAYSFHVSSEGQMQPVPFPQDALIGPGIPRHARQINTLTHGEVVCAVTISNPTKYVYTGGKGCVKVWDISQGGSASAKPVSQLDCLQRDNYIRSVKLLPDGRTLIVGGEASNLSIWDLASPTPRIKAELTSSAPACYALAISPDSKVCFSCCSDGNIAVWDLQNQTLVRQFQGHTDGASCIDISADGSKLWTGGLDNTVRSWDLREGRQLQQHDFTSQIFSLGYCPTGEWLAVGMENSNVEVLHATKPDKYQLHLHESCVLSLRFASCGKWFVSTGKDNLLNAWRTPYGASIFQSKESSSVLSCDISTDDKYIVTGSGDKKATVYEVMY